A DNA window from candidate division KSB1 bacterium contains the following coding sequences:
- a CDS encoding diacylglycerol kinase family lipid kinase gives MSKYYLVVNPHGGGKKGLAVLEKVKPIFEESGAEIDIKETRYAGHCRIMANTFEYDGYDGFCAIGGDGTMHEVVNGMLTRNDSRKLPIGLITGGTGNSFMHDMDCLDPILAAKRILTGRLRKLDIAKVDANGETIYSFNIVGWGLPTDINLLADKMRWLGGQRYNVASILEVFKNTRRLAKITIDGRTIAGDYGFILGMNTIHTGNGMKMAPLARIDDGLIDLLIVRKAGRLKLLSLFAKIFKGDHVGDPVVEYHQAKEFSIIPMEDHPLNIDGEILGSTPIHVKMLPAAIEVLV, from the coding sequence ATGAGTAAATATTACCTGGTTGTAAATCCACATGGCGGCGGCAAAAAAGGTCTTGCTGTTTTGGAAAAAGTAAAGCCTATTTTCGAAGAATCCGGAGCTGAAATCGATATTAAAGAAACCCGGTATGCCGGGCATTGCCGGATCATGGCCAATACATTTGAATACGATGGATATGACGGATTCTGCGCTATCGGTGGAGATGGAACGATGCATGAAGTTGTGAATGGCATGCTAACCAGGAATGATAGCAGGAAATTACCCATTGGCCTGATAACCGGCGGTACAGGCAATTCATTCATGCATGATATGGATTGCCTCGATCCAATTCTTGCAGCAAAGAGAATTCTAACAGGGCGATTGCGCAAATTGGATATCGCTAAAGTGGATGCTAACGGCGAGACCATTTATAGCTTTAATATCGTCGGTTGGGGATTACCGACAGATATAAACTTGCTGGCTGATAAAATGCGATGGCTGGGAGGACAGCGATACAACGTGGCATCGATTCTGGAAGTGTTTAAGAATACCAGGCGTCTGGCAAAAATCACTATTGACGGACGGACTATAGCGGGGGATTATGGCTTTATTTTGGGAATGAATACAATTCACACCGGAAATGGCATGAAGATGGCACCCTTAGCGCGGATTGACGATGGTTTAATCGACTTATTGATCGTTCGCAAAGCCGGGAGATTAAAGTTATTGTCTTTGTTTGCAAAAATTTTCAAGGGTGATCATGTTGGAGATCCGGTGGTGGAATATCACCAGGCTAAAGAATTTTCAATTATTCCGATGGAAGATCATCCATTGAACATCGATGGAGAAATTCTCGGCAGCACGCCGATCCATGTAAAAATGCTTCCGGCAGCGATTGAAGTATTGGTTTGA